In Duganella zoogloeoides, a single genomic region encodes these proteins:
- a CDS encoding type II toxin-antitoxin system HicA family toxin, whose translation MNSIQLIKRLEDDGWYLVRLKGSHHHFKHPEKPGLVTVPHPKKDLPVGTWKSVLKDAGLK comes from the coding sequence ATGAACTCGATTCAACTGATCAAGCGGTTAGAGGACGATGGCTGGTACTTGGTGCGATTAAAGGGGAGCCACCATCACTTCAAACATCCGGAAAAGCCCGGTTTGGTCACTGTGCCGCATCCCAAGAAAGACCTTCCTGTCGGAACTTGGAAAAGCGTGCTCAAAGATGCCGGACTTAAGTAA
- a CDS encoding PhzF family phenazine biosynthesis protein produces MQVHRFKCFGEQPGDGNPALVIEGDASPREARQDFARERNMTCVWIDPPDEADVVASVDYFYPHTRSPLCLHATLAVGQHLFMQHGGNHNLMVKTAVHGQRLGLVPGADDQVSVRLQRQEVSRPNLAPDLIGRLLAAPGLVPLAPARVFSVGSPKLLVEVTNATTLHGLTPNLPAIAAWGKTAGVNGIYAYCKVDNGSYEGRNFNHLDPALEDSATGVAAGALTALLGHGILLRQGRATGRAGLIATRIEGADILVGGSVEPT; encoded by the coding sequence ATGCAAGTTCACAGATTCAAATGCTTCGGTGAACAGCCCGGCGATGGCAATCCGGCCCTGGTGATCGAGGGCGACGCCTCACCCCGCGAAGCGCGCCAGGACTTCGCACGCGAGCGCAATATGACGTGTGTCTGGATCGATCCGCCCGATGAGGCGGACGTGGTGGCAAGCGTCGATTATTTTTATCCGCACACGCGCAGTCCGCTATGCCTGCACGCGACGCTGGCTGTCGGCCAGCACCTGTTCATGCAGCATGGCGGCAATCACAATCTCATGGTGAAGACTGCCGTGCATGGCCAGCGGCTCGGGCTCGTTCCTGGTGCCGATGACCAGGTGTCGGTTCGTCTTCAACGGCAGGAGGTATCACGGCCGAACCTGGCGCCTGACCTCATCGGGCGCCTGCTGGCCGCGCCGGGCTTGGTGCCGCTGGCGCCGGCACGCGTGTTCTCAGTCGGCAGTCCAAAGCTGCTGGTCGAGGTGACGAATGCAACCACGCTGCATGGCCTGACGCCCAATCTGCCGGCCATCGCCGCCTGGGGAAAAACCGCAGGCGTCAATGGCATCTACGCGTACTGCAAGGTTGACAACGGCAGCTACGAAGGCCGCAACTTCAACCATCTCGATCCGGCGCTGGAAGACAGCGCCACCGGGGTCGCGGCCGGCGCCCTCACCGCACTGCTCGGCCACGGCATCCTGCTCCGGCAAGGCCGGGCGACGGGGCGTGCCGGCCTGATAGCGACGCGTATCGAAGGCGCCGATATCCTGGTGGGCGGCAGCGTGGAACCTACCTGA
- a CDS encoding type II toxin-antitoxin system HicB family antitoxin, whose translation MDIPVVIFKDEGSVYGVNVPDIKGVHSWGDTVEEALKNVREAITSHIETLLELGEAVEISQSKIGELQSDPQHAGGIWALVALDLDKLDTKPERINISLPRFVVGKIDRYAASRHETRSGLLARAVLQLIDTESKVTGRS comes from the coding sequence ATGGATATTCCCGTGGTGATTTTCAAGGATGAAGGCAGCGTTTACGGGGTGAACGTGCCTGACATCAAAGGTGTGCACTCGTGGGGCGACACGGTCGAGGAGGCACTCAAAAATGTCAGGGAAGCGATCACCAGCCATATCGAAACCCTGTTGGAACTCGGCGAGGCGGTAGAGATCAGCCAGAGCAAGATCGGCGAGTTGCAAAGCGATCCTCAGCATGCTGGTGGAATCTGGGCACTGGTGGCACTCGATCTCGACAAGCTCGATACCAAACCCGAACGCATTAACATCAGTCTGCCGCGGTTTGTTGTGGGCAAAATAGACCGTTATGCGGCGTCCCGCCATGAAACCCGCAGCGGCCTGTTGGCGCGCGCTGTGCTGCAACTGATCGACACCGAATCTAAAGTAACTGGACGTTCTTGA